AAATTGATCTCAAAGGTAAAGTTGCCTTAGTGATGGGAGCAGAAGGGGACGGAATGCGTCGCTTAACAAAAGACTTGTGCGATTTTACGGTGTGTCTTCCTGTTGCGTCTACTTTTAGTACCTTAAATGTATCTAATGCGGCGACAATTGCCTTGTATGAAACCTTTAAAATGCAACAGAAGGTTTGATTTTACGGTCTAACGTCTTCTGTATCTTTGTTTAATTCAACAACATTAACTTTCTCATTTCCAATAAAACCCCATTTCTCGGACTGCGTGTGCTTTTTAACGAGTTTTTCCAAAATACTTTTTTCCCAATTTCGTGCTTTAGCAATGCGGGGAATTTGGAACAAAGCAGCATGTACTGATATATAGGGGTCATAACCACTGGCCGAAGCAAAAAGTAAATCGTGCGGGACAGAAACTCCTGGGGCTTCCTCTGTGAGGGTTTTTAGGCGCTCGTTAACTTCTTGAGCCAGTTTTTGACTTGTAAAAGATAGATTAGACGCACCCGAATAGGAGCCACCACTTGAAGAGGGACGACCCTGAAATAGGTCTGCACGTTGGATGGGATGTATAAGAAGTGAGGGTGAGGATTTGATGGGAATCAAAAGTTGAATGCCTGCCAATAATGTTGGGTAAATAATCCCTAAAGCTATAGTGGAGATCGCTGTAAAAAGAATGCTGACTTGGATTTGTTTTTTCATAGTTTCAAAGCACCTTTAAATAGCAAATGATGATATCAATGGCTTTGATGCCAATGAAGGGGACTACAATTCCCCCCAGACCATAGATTAGCAAATTTCTGCGCAATATTTCGACAGCTGTGGCCGCACGATATTGTACCCCCTTTAAAGCTAAAGGAAGTAGACCAACCAGGATTAATGCATTAAAGATAACGGCGGATAAAATAGCGTTATTGGGTGTGGAAAGATTCATGATGTTGAGCACTTTGAGCCCTGGATAAATGCTGGCAAAAATCGCTGGAATGATAGCAAAATACTTTGCCACGTCATTAGCGATACTAAAAGTTGTTAAGGCCCCCCTTGTTATTAACATTTGTTTGCCGACGGCTACTACATGAATGATTTTTGTGGGATCAGAATCTAAATCTATCATATTACCCGCTTCTTTAGCAGCTTGGGTGCCTGTATTCATGGCTAAGGCAACATCGGCTTGAGAAAGAGCAGGCGCATCATTGCTTCCATCTCCACACATGGCAATTAAATGACCTTCACTTTGGGCTTGGCGAATGTAGTTAAGTTTAGCTTCAGGTGTAGCGTGAGCTATTACATCATCGATGCCAGCATCAGCAGCTATTGCACGGGCAGTTAAGGGGTTATCTCCCGTAATCATGACAGTTCGAATTCCCATGCGTTTAAGCTGTGCAAAACGAGCTTTTAAACCTGGTTTAATGATATCTTTTA
The Alphaproteobacteria bacterium genome window above contains:
- a CDS encoding potassium-transporting ATPase subunit C, coding for MKKQIQVSILFTAISTIALGIIYPTLLAGIQLLIPIKSSPSLLIHPIQRADLFQGRPSSSGGSYSGASNLSFTSQKLAQEVNERLKTLTEEAPGVSVPHDLLFASASGYDPYISVHAALFQIPRIAKARNWEKSILEKLVKKHTQSEKWGFIGNEKVNVVELNKDTEDVRP